The DNA segment ttggacatgaagtatctTGAAGATAgagtttataattatttatttccttaTTTAAGTAGATTGAGATATTATTGAGTTtgtcataatatttattatcatATCTAAATGATTTATTTCTCAATGTTTgcagatttgatatgatcaaatctaaGGAATCCTAAATAAAAAAAGGAAACCAAGATGACAAGGATTCTGGGCCTATATTTATGATGTAGGCGTGTACATTGAAGTGCGAGACCGTGTGAAATTCTTGAAGAGAGCTTTGTGAGGTTTGTGCATACAACTCAAGAAGAATTCAAGAGATTTTCTAAAGCTCGTATTGGTCTCACTCTTGCTTGATCGACTTAAAGAATTGGAGAGCATTGAAGATTCAAGCTCGTGTTGCTCTCGTGTTTTAGTCATCAAGATTTCAACTCCTTATTCTGTTTTGATTATTCTATCTTGCATAAAATTTTTAGGAGTTacttttattgtttattttctcacttgtttgagaaaattgagtttgccaataattcactagtttaaGGGTTTTGTAAACTTTTTGAATTactttctagtgaaagttttgtcCTGAGGtgttgcaagagtattttatactcttacTTAAATATCtaagtctatttatttggttgcttgtttattttattcacgtttTTAGTATTTTTCGCTGCATATTACTCAAAGTGTTATTGAAgttgttgtcaacaccttgtgacaacacctaaaTCATTGTATGTGCAACCTATTTTCCCTTACAGTGATGAAATGACGAAAAGAAATTGTTACAATTGTCCCACTTTGAATAATAAAACTAACAAAGAGTGAGTTATAAACGGCAATCTCACCCAATAAGCAATCCTTTTGGAATGGACACTTCATGTGTTTATAAACTAACATTGATACTCTCGTTGAGAGTCGGCATAACGGATGAGACGACCTAGGAAAAAGCTACCATCGGATGAAAGGTGAATGAAAGCCGTCTAGAGTGGACCGCCGCGGACATCAGTTTCTCAAAGGGTCGGTAATTTTATAGTTGTTCCACATTtaataataaaaccaacaaaaagtGAGTTATAAACTCTTGAGACAACCCTACCCAATAGGCAAACCTTTTGGGATGGACACTTCTTGAGTTTATAACCTAACAGAGACACACAAGATAGGGAAATATTTCGAAATTTGTGCGCCCCAGCGCTCGTTGTGCCAAAGTTTCGTAAAAGCTAAATTTGATAAAATTGCACTAGATACGCGCCTAATAACCATTGCTTGAggataattttcgaaaaacaaaaATGGGTGATCAGCGCCCCCAACGTTCGTCGTTGtgcaaattttggaaactttttaTTCCATGTTTTAAAAGGCAGCTAACTAGGTCAATTTATAATGCACTGTTAAGAAAATTTGTCACGTTTCGAGACCGAGTCGTATAGACACAGACGTTTAACAATCACACAATCGTATAACAAGAAGTCCTTGTAGCATAGATCCAAAACCAAtctattaaataacaaaatgatTGTCTTTTACAACGTAAACAGAATTGATGGAGCAtacataaataaacaaaataacaaCTTCGTAGATAGTAGTCGATCGTATTGTTGGAACAGTTCATGGAGGACGCTGTGGAATGTTTATAAGGGTCATTCATATTTTTGTGGACATGACGATCTAGCAATTGAAACCCAAAGAAATATCACATCTGATTACCTTTCCAAAGATAAATCGGAGTAAGCAAACTAAATTGTACCACCAAAACATACATAATAAATTAAAGttgaacaatatatatatatatatatatatatattattaattatacaaTCCAAGCATACAAATTAAGCATAAGATAAAAGAAGGTAAAACACTTCAAACCAAGCTGAAATAGACAACTCACCAAATTAACAAGCATCATGCACGCACTCACAAATCATGAAATCACATAGAATATATATCATAGAATTACATGATAAAATGCAAGCTAGAACTTCAACCCAGATTCCCCAAACTTCTCTTCCACAACTTTTTCAATACTTTCAACCATAAAAGGACTTAAATAATTGGCCGAATCTCCAATTTCCCCTTTTCTAAAATAATATCTATTTTTGAATTGAGAATGTAACGAGTTGACACCAACCTTATTTACCTCCAAACCCTTAAGCTTATCAAAACTGCATAGGTTGGTTATTTCACCTACCAATCCTGCCTTTTCCTCCTCCAAAGTGAAAGGGAATCCAATGAATTCTGCTATCCTTTTCACATTATAATGTATATCTTTTTTAAGATCCTCGTACTTTAAAAACAAAACGTTTTGGGGATCCTTCAAATGGGCATTCCAGTATTCCAAAATATGTTCCCAAAAGGGTCCATGAACATGTATTCCTTCACAATAGGTTCCCAAAAATTCGTCCAAAGAAACCGGCGGGGCAGCTGCAACCATGTTCCTGAAATGCCATAGCGAAATGAATTGATCCAAAGGGTTCCTACATATGTGTATAATGCGACATTTAGACTCCGTTATTGAACGTGGAAGAGACTTATAATGCATGTGGGTCGAGAAGATTCTCGGATCGGGGATGTGATCCAAGCTAGTGTTTTCGTGAGTATCTTGATACATGCTTTCAAGAAAAGGCACTAAAACATGAGGGTTGGATGTGAGTAAAGGGCTTTCATCAAGATCAGGACAACGAAACCGATTGACGATGCTAAACGTTAATGCTTTCAACCAAGTAGTTCCGGCTTTCGGAAGGGTTGCTAATATTATATCTGTGTTACGAGCTTTGAAATATTTTTGACAACGTATATTTAGCATAAGAAGATCTGTAAGACACCAGAAACCCTTGTATTTGCATAAGGATGCCCCGTGCCAACTCGTCTTGTTTTCAAGCAGCTCTTGGACTTGAGAATATTCATCACTCTCATCATCGTAACAACATTTATCATCTTGTATGCTCTCCATTTGAAGTTAATTAATTGGCTTTTAgggatatacatatatatatgaaagcTCGTCTCCAAGATTCATTTATATATAGGGTTAGCTATACCTCACATGTATCACGAGTGTGACCAATGCTATCATATCTCTCAAACTTTCTGATATTGTAGATACTTAATTAATTCACCCTAAAAAGttgcatatatataatatattaaggTCGTAATTAAGATGATTCATGATAGAGCAAGTTTTATTTTCTAAACATAATATAATTTTGATTGATGGTGGCGTAAGAGCTAGGATAGagccaattatatattattaattattgtcCAGCATATACACTAATTAAATtcgataatttaaattaaattattaaaagctTAAGTTACGTTGTATGATTACAATGAGTAGTAAATTTTGAGTTTGTACGAATTTCTATTTTTGTAAAGTTCAAAACTGAAATAGCCATATATATAGGTATCAAAATAATGAACTAGTCAGGCTACGGGCATAAGTTTATAAATATCCTTCCCATATACGTGACTTGTAGCACTGGATAAAAACTAACAcaatattttagaaaattttctTGATACGTGTGAGATTTGATTggatattatatattttgattaaaaatcaGAAGaaatctcgttatcattatatatatatatatatatatatatatatatatatataatgataacgagattatatatatatatatatataattttgcaCGTTACCTTCTTGGTTAGACGAGCCAACCGActaaatattttgatttcatttgaaTAAGTATTTCAAAAATGTTttttataaaagtttttttaaaaaatgttttaaaagttgttttaagaataaatatttgtttGGATTACTATTTAGAAAAAAGTTTTTATAGTTAAAA comes from the Henckelia pumila isolate YLH828 chromosome 1, ASM3356847v2, whole genome shotgun sequence genome and includes:
- the LOC140865168 gene encoding cytosolic sulfotransferase 15-like, which translates into the protein MESIQDDKCCYDDESDEYSQVQELLENKTSWHGASLCKYKGFWCLTDLLMLNIRCQKYFKARNTDIILATLPKAGTTWLKALTFSIVNRFRCPDLDESPLLTSNPHVLVPFLESMYQDTHENTSLDHIPDPRIFSTHMHYKSLPRSITESKCRIIHICRNPLDQFISLWHFRNMVAAAPPVSLDEFLGTYCEGIHVHGPFWEHILEYWNAHLKDPQNVLFLKYEDLKKDIHYNVKRIAEFIGFPFTLEEEKAGLVGEITNLCSFDKLKGLEVNKVGVNSLHSQFKNRYYFRKGEIGDSANYLSPFMVESIEKVVEEKFGESGLKF